The DNA window AAAGAGTCGTATCCATCGTTAATTAATCCTAACGCCGACGTCGGGTTGATTTACGTACTTTCACAAGTGAACCGCGATGCCCGGGAATGGAGCCTTTTACAAGCATCAAATTTTCACTGCCAATAATTTTTACGATAACTGAGTTGATGACCGTTACTTGATCGCGTCCCATTTTTCCAGCCATGCGCATTCCCTTGAATACGCGTGAGGGGAAAGACGACTGTCCAATCGATCCTGGGGCTCGCATACGGTCCGACTGACCATGGGTCTTCTGTGATCCGGAAAAGTTGTGGCGCTTCATTACACCGGCAAACCCCAATCCGCGCGATGTGCCGGTAATGTCAACCGACTCACCTTCTTTGAAAACATCCACTTTTAATTCAGCGCCGATTTCAAGCACGGCCTCGTCGT is part of the Candidatus Zixiibacteriota bacterium genome and encodes:
- the rplC gene encoding 50S ribosomal protein L3, producing MKEIIGKKIGCTRIFTANGDTVPVTVIEAGPCPVVARKTVEKDGYEAYQVGFGPVRTIRTSIAKNGKKHSSQANKPLAGHYAKAQVEPRMHLKEVRYDEAVLEIGAELKVDVFKEGESVDITGTSRGLGFAGVMKRHNFSGSQKTHGQSDRMRAPGSIGQSSFPSRVFKGMRMAGKMGRDQVTVINSVIVKIIGSENLMLVKGSIPGHRGSLVKVRKSTRRRR